A region from the Nonlabens sp. YIK11 genome encodes:
- the obgE gene encoding GTPase ObgE produces the protein MTEGNFVDYTKVHLESGRGGKGSTHLHREKYIDKGGPDGGDGGRGGHIIIRGNKNLWTLYHFKYKRHFKASQGGNGAKQRRTGEDGEDIYIDLPLGTVIKNTETGQIIHEVLDDGDEFIIAEGGMGGKGNWHFKSSTRQTPRYAQPGTEGEALEVTFELKILADVGLVGFPNAGKSTLLSVVTAAKPKIANYEFTTLKPNLGIVEYRDFQTFVMADIPGIIEGAAEGKGIGHRFLRHIERNYTLLFMIPADAKDINEQYQILLNELREYNPEMLDKERFVAISKSDMLDEELMAEMKEHLDNEGAFDGAPYMFISAISQYNIQQLKDRLWQMLNE, from the coding sequence ATGACTGAAGGAAATTTTGTAGACTATACTAAGGTTCATCTGGAATCCGGTCGTGGCGGTAAGGGAAGCACGCACCTGCATCGTGAAAAATATATTGATAAAGGTGGTCCTGATGGTGGTGATGGCGGTCGTGGAGGACACATTATCATTAGAGGTAATAAAAACTTATGGACCTTGTATCATTTCAAGTACAAGCGACATTTTAAGGCTTCGCAAGGTGGTAATGGTGCTAAACAGCGCCGTACTGGTGAAGATGGTGAGGACATTTATATCGACCTACCCTTAGGAACCGTGATCAAGAATACAGAGACCGGTCAGATCATTCATGAAGTACTGGATGACGGTGATGAATTCATCATTGCAGAAGGTGGCATGGGCGGTAAGGGAAACTGGCATTTTAAAAGTTCTACCAGACAAACGCCACGATACGCACAACCAGGAACTGAAGGTGAAGCACTAGAAGTAACTTTTGAGCTTAAGATTCTGGCAGATGTTGGATTGGTTGGATTTCCCAATGCCGGTAAGTCCACATTATTGTCTGTTGTAACCGCGGCAAAGCCTAAAATTGCCAACTATGAGTTCACGACCTTAAAGCCCAATTTAGGAATCGTGGAGTATCGGGATTTTCAGACTTTTGTCATGGCAGATATCCCTGGAATTATTGAAGGAGCTGCCGAAGGTAAAGGTATAGGCCACCGATTTCTGCGTCATATTGAGCGTAATTATACTTTATTGTTCATGATCCCGGCAGATGCTAAGGATATCAACGAACAGTATCAAATTCTGCTTAACGAGTTGCGTGAATACAATCCAGAAATGCTGGATAAAGAACGCTTCGTTGCGATTTCCAAATCTGATATGCTTGATGAGGAATTAATGGCTGAGATGAAGGAACATTTAGACAATGAAGGCGCTTTTGACGGCGCTCCATATATGTTCATAAGCGCCATAAGCCAATACAACATCCAGCAATTGAAAGATCGATTGTGGCAGATGTTGAATGAATGA
- a CDS encoding adenylate kinase, with protein MIQLHDLYFKPFLSFHEIDSAVENLAYQINRDLKDKTPVFLGILNGSYMVLADLTRKFKGDCEIGFLRTSSYSGTASTGEIRLDMELDIDLTDRVVVIVEDIVDSGLTVEALSRKLKIHNPAALYIATLFLKPEVYNRDLKIDYVGQNIENKFVVGYGMDYNNLGRNLPELYVQTKPMKNIVLFGPPGAGKGTQAERLKEKYGLVHISTGDVFRYNIKNATELGTLAKSFMDKGNLVPDEVTIKMLNAEVEKHPNAAGFIFDGFPRTDAQAKALDELLESKDTQVSGMVALEVDDEILVQRLLERGKSSGRPDDANETVIRDRIKVYYKQTAPLKNYYQAQDKYYGVDGEGSIDEITDRLSAEFDKL; from the coding sequence GTGATCCAACTTCATGATCTATATTTCAAGCCGTTCCTAAGCTTTCATGAGATCGATAGTGCCGTAGAGAATCTTGCTTACCAAATCAACAGGGATTTAAAGGATAAAACGCCTGTTTTTCTAGGGATTCTTAATGGTAGTTACATGGTCCTGGCAGATTTGACCCGCAAGTTCAAGGGCGACTGCGAGATAGGTTTTTTGCGCACCAGTAGTTATTCTGGAACCGCATCGACCGGCGAGATCAGGCTGGATATGGAACTGGATATTGATTTGACAGATCGCGTGGTGGTTATCGTGGAAGATATTGTGGATAGTGGATTGACGGTAGAGGCGCTTTCGCGAAAGCTGAAAATCCACAATCCTGCTGCTCTTTACATAGCTACCTTGTTCCTCAAGCCAGAGGTTTACAACCGGGATTTGAAAATAGACTATGTGGGACAGAATATTGAGAACAAATTTGTCGTGGGATACGGCATGGATTATAATAACCTAGGGCGCAACCTGCCCGAATTATACGTACAGACCAAACCAATGAAAAACATCGTACTTTTTGGACCTCCAGGAGCAGGAAAAGGAACACAGGCCGAGCGCTTGAAGGAAAAATACGGACTGGTGCATATCTCTACCGGCGACGTTTTTAGATACAATATCAAAAATGCCACAGAGCTGGGAACACTTGCTAAATCCTTTATGGATAAAGGCAATCTGGTGCCTGATGAAGTGACTATTAAAATGCTCAATGCAGAGGTGGAAAAGCATCCAAATGCGGCCGGGTTTATTTTTGATGGTTTCCCTAGAACAGATGCACAGGCAAAAGCGCTAGACGAGTTGTTGGAGAGCAAGGATACGCAAGTGAGTGGAATGGTAGCTTTGGAAGTGGATGACGAGATCTTGGTCCAGCGTCTGTTGGAACGTGGCAAGAGTAGTGGTCGTCCTGATGATGCCAATGAGACGGTCATACGCGATCGCATCAAGGTATATTACAAACAGACCGCACCACTCAAAAACTATTATCAAGCTCAAGACAAATATTACGGTGTTGATGGTGAAGGCTCGATAGACGAGATCACAGATCGCTTGAGTGCGGAGTTTGATAAATTATAG
- the purK gene encoding 5-(carboxyamino)imidazole ribonucleotide synthase, which produces MEQTLFSSDFRLGILGGGQLGKMMLYTTRKWDIQTYVMDKDDTAPAFEGCSVFFEGDIMDYEAVMELGRQVDVLTIEIENVNVQALQDLEDEGIAVSPSAKVLNLIRNKATQKKFYQENSLPTAPFEAMDQPDVNTSREFPFIWKSAEGGYDGKGVKVIRSAADLKELPAAECIYEDMVDFDMELAVIVARNAKGEMKTYPVVEMEFHPEANQVEYVICPARIPEEVSKKARDLALKVSEAFDHVGLLAVEMFLTKSGDILVNEVAPRPHNSGHYSIEGAVTDQFEQQVRCVLNLPLGSTDTVLPAVMVNLVGAEGHTGNVVYDGIEEILAMDGVTPHIYGKKQTRPFRKMGHVTIVAKEIEKARELAEVVKGKIKVVALAG; this is translated from the coding sequence ATGGAACAAACACTTTTCTCTTCAGATTTTAGACTTGGAATTCTTGGTGGTGGACAGCTGGGCAAGATGATGTTATACACCACGCGCAAATGGGACATCCAGACCTACGTGATGGATAAAGACGATACCGCACCTGCGTTTGAGGGTTGTTCCGTTTTTTTTGAAGGAGACATCATGGATTATGAAGCCGTGATGGAATTAGGCCGTCAAGTAGATGTGCTTACCATAGAAATCGAAAACGTCAACGTCCAGGCGCTACAAGATCTGGAAGATGAAGGCATCGCCGTGTCGCCCAGTGCTAAGGTGCTCAATTTGATACGCAACAAGGCGACGCAAAAAAAGTTCTACCAAGAAAACAGTTTGCCTACCGCGCCTTTTGAAGCGATGGATCAACCCGACGTAAATACTTCAAGAGAGTTCCCTTTTATCTGGAAGAGTGCAGAAGGTGGTTATGATGGTAAAGGCGTTAAAGTCATCAGATCTGCAGCAGACCTTAAAGAGCTTCCAGCTGCGGAATGCATCTATGAAGACATGGTGGATTTTGATATGGAACTTGCCGTGATTGTCGCTCGCAATGCTAAAGGCGAGATGAAAACCTACCCAGTAGTCGAGATGGAATTTCATCCAGAGGCCAACCAGGTGGAATATGTGATTTGCCCAGCTAGAATCCCTGAAGAGGTTTCTAAAAAAGCCAGAGATCTTGCTTTAAAAGTTTCTGAAGCTTTTGATCATGTGGGGCTACTTGCAGTCGAAATGTTCCTCACTAAAAGCGGCGACATTCTGGTAAACGAAGTCGCTCCTAGGCCGCATAACAGTGGACACTACTCTATTGAAGGTGCAGTGACTGATCAATTTGAGCAACAGGTGCGTTGTGTTCTGAATTTACCTCTAGGTTCAACTGACACTGTGCTACCTGCCGTTATGGTCAACCTTGTAGGCGCTGAAGGTCATACAGGAAATGTCGTTTATGACGGTATTGAGGAAATTCTCGCCATGGATGGCGTAACACCACATATTTACGGGAAGAAGCAGACGCGACCTTTTAGAAAAATGGGCCATGTCACAATCGTGGCAAAAGAGATTGAAAAAGCCCGTGAGCTGGCAGAGGTTGTGAAAGGGAAGATTAAGGTTGTTGCTCTTGCTGGTTAA
- a CDS encoding SDR family NAD(P)-dependent oxidoreductase, producing MSKNIVITGTSRGIGFELAQLFAGNGDQVMALSRKRDSINQLQNDKITAIHCDLASESSVTEAVTEIQKQFDSVDILIHNAGMLVNKPFTDLTKADFLNCYEVNVFGVSLLTQSLLPLMNAESHVVAISSMGGIQGSAKFPGLAAYSSAKAAVITLFELLAEEFKENGPSFNTLALGAVQTEMLAEAFPGYEAPLQPKEMAQYIMDFALTGNKFYNGKTLEVSSSTP from the coding sequence ATGAGTAAAAACATAGTGATTACCGGCACCAGCCGTGGTATAGGATTTGAGCTGGCACAACTTTTTGCAGGTAATGGTGATCAGGTAATGGCGCTTTCGCGAAAGCGAGATTCCATCAATCAGCTGCAAAACGATAAAATCACTGCCATTCATTGTGACCTTGCAAGTGAGTCCAGTGTTACCGAAGCTGTAACTGAAATCCAGAAGCAGTTTGATAGTGTCGATATCTTGATACATAACGCTGGAATGCTCGTGAACAAACCATTCACAGATTTGACGAAAGCAGATTTTCTTAACTGTTATGAAGTCAATGTGTTTGGTGTTTCCCTATTAACGCAATCTTTGTTACCATTAATGAATGCTGAATCGCACGTAGTCGCGATCAGCTCGATGGGTGGCATCCAAGGTAGTGCAAAATTCCCTGGACTTGCAGCATACTCCAGTGCAAAAGCTGCCGTAATCACACTTTTCGAACTTCTTGCTGAAGAATTTAAAGAAAACGGTCCGTCATTCAATACACTTGCCCTAGGCGCCGTACAAACCGAAATGCTTGCAGAGGCTTTCCCAGGTTATGAAGCACCACTGCAACCCAAAGAAATGGCCCAATACATCATGGATTTTGCGCTAACTGGGAATAAATTTTATAATGGGAAGACGTTGGAGGTAAGTAGTAGTACGCCGTAA
- a CDS encoding M20/M25/M40 family metallo-hydrolase, which yields MKKMIFILLAATLVACGTSNRIDQLSTETSTSKKQRVKLPSSNPTQIAIDVQYLSSDELQGRDTGSEGIELAATYLKERLESLGIEPYGDSYMHPFQTDKATGNNVVAVLNGSDKELMKETIVIGAHYDHIGIIQAVAGDSIANGANDNATGTASVLAVAEMFKKLDFNRRKVVFALFSAEEKGLVGSRELAKQMKANGENVVAMINFEMTGTPMVGKDYIAYLTGYDTSNMGDIFNKENETRTVTAKLPAAAQMNLFVRSDNYAFYEVFKVPSQTLSTFDFTNFNEYHKVGDDITGVNAQHMSQVVDATFPGIFFMANEQGLKLKAMTNE from the coding sequence ATGAAAAAAATGATTTTTATCCTATTGGCAGCAACTTTAGTCGCCTGTGGAACCTCTAATCGTATCGATCAACTGTCTACGGAAACGTCGACCAGTAAAAAGCAACGTGTAAAATTGCCATCGAGTAACCCTACGCAAATCGCCATAGATGTACAATATTTATCAAGTGATGAGCTTCAAGGACGCGATACGGGTAGTGAAGGCATTGAACTGGCAGCCACTTATCTCAAGGAACGTCTTGAATCATTAGGGATTGAGCCTTATGGAGATTCCTATATGCATCCATTTCAAACCGATAAAGCAACTGGTAACAATGTGGTGGCTGTGCTTAATGGCTCTGACAAGGAATTGATGAAAGAAACCATCGTTATAGGTGCACATTATGACCATATAGGAATTATACAAGCCGTTGCCGGTGATAGCATCGCAAATGGTGCTAATGATAACGCTACGGGAACAGCGAGCGTTTTGGCGGTGGCAGAAATGTTTAAAAAGCTGGACTTTAATCGTCGCAAGGTGGTTTTCGCATTGTTCTCTGCTGAGGAAAAAGGCCTAGTAGGCTCTCGCGAGCTAGCTAAACAAATGAAGGCTAATGGTGAGAATGTGGTCGCGATGATCAACTTTGAAATGACGGGAACTCCTATGGTTGGAAAGGATTACATCGCTTATCTAACAGGTTACGACACCTCAAACATGGGCGATATCTTCAATAAGGAAAATGAAACCCGAACCGTAACGGCAAAACTTCCTGCGGCAGCCCAAATGAATCTTTTTGTAAGATCCGACAATTATGCGTTCTATGAAGTGTTTAAAGTGCCGTCTCAGACGTTGAGTACCTTTGATTTTACCAATTTCAACGAATATCATAAAGTTGGTGACGACATCACAGGCGTCAATGCACAGCACATGTCGCAAGTCGTAGACGCCACTTTTCCTGGGATATTTTTTATGGCAAACGAGCAAGGTTTGAAATTGAAAGCAATGACAAATGAGTAA
- a CDS encoding pyruvate dehydrogenase complex dihydrolipoamide acetyltransferase: protein MAEVINMPRLSDTMEEGVVATWLKKVGDKVEEGDILAEIETDKATMEFESFYNGTLLHIGVQEGETAPVDQLLCILGEEGEDISDLLDGSADAGKKESKEEDKEDDDEESDSNESEADSQDEEESSNEDSSDDADSDDLPEGVEIITMPRLSDTMEEGTVASWLKKEGDEVAEGDILAEIETDKATMEFESFYKGTLLKIGIQEGETAAVDSLLAIIGPEGTDVSGIDLKGGSSGGAKKETKKEEPKKEEPKKESKSEPTADKKQQSVPDYSGPKESSKESTTQSNDGGRIFASPLAKKMAADKGIDLGSVKGTGENGRVTKKDIENYKPSASSAGSAAAQDYQPVGQEEWEEVPNSQMRKTIAKRLGQSKFTAPHYYLGLDLDMDNAIASRKAINELPDTKISFNDMVIKAAAMALRKHPKVNTSWTDAATKVAKHIHIGVAVAVDDGLLVPVLPFADQMSMQQIGGKVRELAGKARDKKLQPKEMEGSTFTISNLGMFGITEFTSIINQPNSAIMSVGAIVQKPVVKDGQIVIGNVMKITLACDHRTVDGATGAAFLQTFKSYIENPIVMYV from the coding sequence ATGGCAGAAGTAATCAATATGCCACGCTTGAGCGACACCATGGAAGAAGGTGTGGTAGCAACGTGGTTGAAAAAAGTAGGAGATAAAGTAGAAGAAGGAGACATTCTTGCAGAAATTGAGACCGATAAGGCCACAATGGAGTTTGAATCGTTCTATAATGGAACCTTGCTTCACATAGGAGTTCAAGAAGGTGAAACTGCACCTGTGGATCAATTACTTTGTATTCTAGGTGAAGAAGGTGAGGATATTTCTGATTTATTGGACGGATCAGCAGATGCTGGAAAGAAGGAGTCCAAAGAAGAAGATAAAGAAGATGATGATGAAGAGTCGGATTCAAATGAATCTGAGGCCGATTCTCAAGATGAAGAAGAATCCAGCAATGAAGACAGCTCTGACGATGCAGATAGTGACGATCTTCCAGAAGGTGTAGAGATCATTACCATGCCACGATTGAGTGACACCATGGAAGAAGGTACAGTTGCATCATGGCTCAAAAAAGAAGGTGATGAGGTGGCAGAAGGCGATATCCTTGCTGAGATTGAGACCGATAAAGCTACCATGGAGTTCGAATCCTTTTATAAGGGTACTTTATTAAAGATTGGTATTCAAGAAGGGGAAACTGCTGCGGTAGATTCTTTGTTAGCCATCATAGGCCCAGAAGGAACTGATGTTTCTGGAATTGATTTGAAAGGTGGATCTTCAGGTGGAGCCAAAAAAGAGACCAAGAAAGAGGAGCCTAAAAAGGAAGAACCTAAAAAGGAATCAAAATCAGAACCAACTGCAGACAAGAAACAGCAGTCGGTTCCAGATTATTCGGGACCTAAGGAAAGTTCAAAAGAGTCTACAACTCAAAGTAACGATGGCGGTCGCATTTTTGCATCACCACTTGCCAAGAAAATGGCGGCAGATAAAGGTATCGACCTAGGTTCTGTGAAGGGAACTGGAGAGAATGGTCGTGTAACCAAAAAAGATATTGAAAACTACAAGCCTAGTGCGTCCTCTGCAGGTTCTGCAGCAGCACAAGACTATCAGCCTGTAGGTCAGGAAGAATGGGAAGAAGTTCCTAACTCACAAATGCGCAAGACGATCGCCAAGCGTTTGGGACAATCTAAATTCACGGCACCACATTACTATTTAGGTCTAGATCTAGATATGGATAACGCCATTGCAAGTCGCAAGGCGATCAATGAGTTGCCAGATACTAAGATTAGCTTCAACGATATGGTGATTAAAGCTGCAGCTATGGCGTTGCGTAAACACCCTAAAGTAAACACCTCTTGGACTGACGCTGCTACAAAAGTGGCCAAGCACATTCACATAGGTGTTGCCGTAGCCGTTGATGACGGTTTGCTAGTACCGGTATTACCTTTTGCAGACCAAATGAGTATGCAGCAAATAGGTGGTAAAGTGAGAGAACTGGCCGGCAAGGCACGTGACAAGAAGCTACAACCTAAAGAAATGGAAGGAAGTACGTTCACTATTTCTAATTTGGGAATGTTTGGTATTACAGAGTTTACCTCGATCATCAATCAGCCCAACAGTGCGATAATGTCCGTAGGCGCCATTGTTCAAAAACCAGTGGTCAAGGATGGTCAGATCGTTATAGGCAACGTGATGAAGATCACGCTAGCTTGTGATCATAGAACCGTAGATGGTGCTACAGGAGCAGCATTCTTGCAAACATTCAAATCTTATATTGAGAACCCTATCGTCATGTACGTATAG
- the pdhA gene encoding pyruvate dehydrogenase (acetyl-transferring) E1 component subunit alpha, producing the protein MKKVTKEVLLNWYEDMLFWRKFEDKLAQVYIQQKVRGFLHLYNGQEAILAGALHAMELGKDKMITAYRNHVQPIGMGVDPKRVMAELYGKATGTSQGLGGSMHIFSKEFNFYGGHGIVGGQIPLGAGIAFGDKYHDRDAVTLTFFGDGAARQGSLHETFNLAMLWNLPVVFCVENNGYAMGTSVARTANHTDIWKLGLGYEMPCGPVDAMDPEKVAEAMHEAIERARSGGGPTFLELKTYRYRGHSMSDAQKYRTKDEVAEYQKIDPITQVKDRLMKEHNVKEDEIKAIDKRVKAKVSECEKFAEESPFPEKSLMYDAVYEQEDYPFLPSKL; encoded by the coding sequence ATGAAAAAAGTAACTAAAGAAGTCTTACTGAACTGGTACGAGGACATGTTGTTCTGGAGAAAGTTTGAGGACAAACTGGCGCAGGTGTATATCCAGCAAAAAGTACGCGGATTCCTGCATCTTTACAACGGTCAGGAAGCGATTCTTGCAGGTGCATTGCACGCAATGGAACTGGGCAAGGATAAAATGATTACAGCATACCGCAACCACGTGCAGCCTATAGGAATGGGCGTAGATCCCAAGCGTGTCATGGCAGAACTTTATGGAAAAGCTACCGGTACATCGCAAGGTCTAGGTGGTTCCATGCACATATTTTCAAAAGAGTTTAATTTTTATGGTGGTCACGGTATCGTTGGTGGGCAAATCCCGCTAGGTGCTGGTATCGCTTTTGGTGATAAATATCACGATCGTGATGCGGTAACCTTGACCTTTTTTGGGGATGGTGCTGCAAGACAAGGATCTCTTCACGAGACATTCAACCTTGCCATGTTATGGAATCTTCCCGTAGTATTCTGTGTGGAAAACAACGGTTATGCCATGGGAACCAGTGTCGCAAGAACTGCCAACCATACTGATATTTGGAAGCTAGGTTTAGGATACGAGATGCCATGTGGTCCAGTGGATGCCATGGATCCTGAGAAAGTAGCCGAGGCTATGCATGAAGCTATCGAGCGCGCACGATCTGGCGGTGGACCAACATTTTTGGAGCTTAAAACTTATCGTTATAGAGGTCACTCCATGAGTGATGCTCAAAAATATCGTACTAAGGATGAGGTTGCAGAATATCAAAAAATTGACCCGATCACACAGGTCAAGGATCGATTGATGAAAGAGCACAACGTCAAGGAGGACGAGATCAAAGCAATCGATAAGCGTGTCAAGGCAAAAGTTTCTGAATGTGAGAAGTTTGCAGAAGAGTCTCCATTCCCAGAGAAAAGCTTGATGTATGACGCTGTTTATGAACAGGAAGACTATCCATTTTTACCTTCAAAATTATAA
- the cdd gene encoding cytidine deaminase, with protein MKQITINTVIDVYDDLKELDPEAQKLMEQAIEARSNAYAPYSKFTVGCSLLLENGEIIKGNNQENAAYPSGLCAERVAIFAAGANYPGVSITRMAITASPVDDSFAKPVPPCGACRQSIAEYESRQQQPIEIFFMGASGTVARSNSLADLLPLIFDRNYL; from the coding sequence ATCAAACAAATCACCATAAATACAGTCATCGATGTTTACGATGACTTGAAGGAGCTGGATCCAGAGGCACAAAAGCTTATGGAGCAAGCTATTGAAGCAAGGTCCAATGCCTATGCGCCATATTCCAAATTCACGGTAGGATGTTCGTTATTGTTGGAAAACGGCGAGATCATCAAAGGTAATAATCAGGAAAATGCAGCCTATCCATCAGGATTGTGTGCAGAGCGTGTAGCCATATTTGCAGCCGGTGCAAACTATCCAGGAGTGTCGATCACGAGAATGGCCATTACCGCGAGCCCTGTAGATGACAGCTTTGCAAAACCAGTGCCGCCTTGTGGTGCCTGCCGTCAGTCCATTGCAGAGTATGAGTCCAGACAGCAACAGCCTATTGAGATTTTCTTCATGGGAGCCTCTGGCACCGTCGCAAGATCCAACTCGCTGGCCGATTTGTTGCCGCTCATTTTTGACCGTAATTATCTTTAA
- the porV gene encoding type IX secretion system outer membrane channel protein PorV — protein sequence MKRVFLQFLVVIMFFAGLLTLKAQVRTQDSRVVTTALPFLRIAGDPRSAGMADMGVATSPDAWSQQWNPAKYSFMTREQAVGVAYTPYLGQLVNDIGIGQLAYANRINEQSAFAASLRYFGLGTIFITEDGETGFEENPNEFILDGSYSLKLSDQFSMAVTGRFLRSDLRFQATDQDASAASSFSVGISGYYQSEEVAIGDMYGRYRGGFNISNIGPKISYDVGGREDFLPTNLGLGGGVDFYLNDGFSKIGVTAEFNKLLVPTPPIREDGDENMNGTPNEIIEGQDDDVSFFSGIFQSFGDAPGGFSEELKEVTWALGAEYTYDDSFSLRTGYFNEADEKGGRKYLSLGAGFKFSEINVDLSYLFSTSRVRSPLEGTLRFGLTFNFGDEYLEY from the coding sequence ATGAAAAGAGTTTTTTTACAGTTTTTAGTAGTCATAATGTTTTTTGCAGGTCTTTTGACGTTAAAAGCTCAAGTCAGAACTCAGGATTCTAGGGTAGTTACAACAGCACTACCTTTCTTGAGAATTGCAGGCGATCCTAGATCAGCTGGTATGGCAGATATGGGTGTTGCTACAAGCCCAGATGCTTGGAGCCAACAATGGAATCCTGCTAAATATTCCTTCATGACTCGAGAGCAGGCTGTAGGAGTGGCTTACACGCCTTACCTGGGACAGTTGGTAAACGATATAGGAATCGGTCAATTAGCTTATGCTAACCGTATCAATGAGCAAAGTGCTTTTGCGGCTAGTTTGAGGTATTTTGGTTTGGGAACTATTTTTATTACTGAGGACGGAGAAACTGGATTTGAAGAAAATCCAAATGAATTTATACTTGATGGTTCTTACTCACTCAAATTATCAGACCAGTTTTCCATGGCGGTGACCGGTCGTTTTTTACGCAGTGATTTGAGATTCCAGGCCACTGATCAAGATGCAAGCGCGGCAAGTAGTTTTAGTGTTGGAATTTCTGGTTATTATCAAAGTGAAGAAGTGGCTATAGGCGATATGTATGGAAGATATCGTGGTGGATTTAATATTTCCAACATCGGTCCAAAGATATCCTACGATGTAGGCGGTAGAGAAGATTTTCTACCTACTAACCTAGGATTAGGCGGTGGCGTTGACTTCTATCTCAACGATGGTTTTAGTAAAATAGGAGTTACCGCAGAGTTTAATAAACTTTTGGTTCCAACTCCACCTATTAGAGAAGATGGTGACGAGAACATGAACGGCACGCCTAATGAAATTATTGAAGGTCAAGATGACGATGTGAGTTTTTTTAGTGGCATTTTCCAATCCTTTGGAGATGCTCCAGGCGGCTTTTCTGAAGAGTTGAAAGAAGTTACCTGGGCTCTAGGTGCAGAATATACCTATGACGATAGCTTCTCTTTAAGAACAGGTTACTTTAATGAGGCAGATGAAAAAGGCGGTCGTAAATACCTTTCCTTGGGAGCTGGCTTTAAGTTTTCAGAAATCAATGTAGATTTATCCTACTTATTCTCAACCAGTCGTGTAAGATCACCGCTTGAAGGAACCCTAAGATTTGGGTTGACCTTCAACTTTGGGGATGAGTACCTAGAATACTAG